The genomic window AGAGCGAGCCGCGCACCCGCGCCAGCATGAGCTGGACCGCCTGGAATAACCGTTCCATCAGCCCGGCCTGCTCCATCAGGATGCCCATGAAGACGAAGAGCGGGACGGCCGCCAGCGTCTGCTCCAGCATGACCGAGGAGAACTGGAAGGTCATGAGATAGAAGACCAGTTCGCCGAAGCCGAGGTAGCCGAAGACGAAGCCGAGGAAGATCAATGTGAAGGAGATCGGGAAGCCGACGAAGATCGCCAGCAGCATGACGCCGATCAGGACCAGGCCGAGGGTTTCGTTTTCCATCTTTCGTTCCGGTCCGGACTAGGGCCAGCGGCCGCGGGTCGCGGCGTAATAGCTCTTTAGCAGCTCCGAGACGCCCTGGATCAGCAGCAGCAGGATGCCGAGCGGCAGGGCCGTCTTGATCGGGCCCATGTAGGGCATCCAGGCGGTGTCCATGCCGCGTTCGCCCCGCAGCCACGAGAGGTAGGCAAAATCGAGCGAGGACCAGAGGAACATCAGCAGGCCGGGAAAGTAGAACAGCAGGTAGAGCGCCGCGTCGATCCGTCCCTGGGTTCGTGCGGTCCAGGTGCGGTAGAGGAAGTCGGCCCGGATGTGCACGCCCTTGGAGAGCGCGTAGCCGGCGCCCAGCATGAAGAGGGCGCCGTAGAAGAAA from Kiloniellales bacterium includes these protein-coding regions:
- a CDS encoding TRAP transporter small permease subunit, whose product is MADEPNPGELDITDELIAERRGGAPGALPPDMPSWMARTITVIDSFSLWSGRLICLLTLPLCFVMVYEVIARYAFVAPTMWAYDLSRFFYGALFMLGAGYALSKGVHIRADFLYRTWTARTQGRIDAALYLLFYFPGLLMFLWSSLDFAYLSWLRGERGMDTAWMPYMGPIKTALPLGILLLLIQGVSELLKSYYAATRGRWP